acacctgaaagtgtagttcggttacgttttccaaacacgcaggttaccgaactcgctcgttaatggaggttttggtcgtacagtgtaatgttcggttacctaggataaaatggtaggtaaccgaactttgaacttaacaatttaattgggtacatcttgtgtgttcggttagttcgcaaacttcaacgcaaccaagttcccaacccaactgcaggttaaaagtaacctagtgttagaagttcggttggttcgcaaacttcaacatattttgcgagtcaaccgaactgggcttatatatgcatatatgcaattaggaaaacgttcggttactacgaaatttatttcttggcgaattaggtagagttcggttacgaagtttccaaggtagagttcggttacaaagaaaacttaacatttttgcgaacgaaccgaacttgtggacttctcattattttcgtaaactaaagttcggtgatatccttattttgcgaaggaaccgaacttatggacttctgttgttctaatacaaggagttcggttaaaagtattttttgcgaatcaaccgaactctattggctaagttcggttactttgtagttttaaaattttttgcgaaaaaaccgaactctattggctaagttcggttattttggaactcaagatagtggccacaacaacacagttcggttagactggatttgttttttttttcggttctaagggtggagttcggttactttgtagttttaaaattttttgcgaaacaaccgaacagagagttaggtgacttagttttaaatccaatagaaccgaactgttcttcgtgttcttcattttcaagaagttcggttagtaaactagggttttttgaaaAATCGACCTAatcgaacatggctctgtaactcctactaaaaccttattttgatgatttctattcgattgaagcaatcaaaatcaaagtaaagtgaaggtttgttggaaaatacctccggagtggtcacatggcagaatcaggctgcggctggcgtcttttatactcgataaaattatcatgtaacagaacttaattgtgattgcattgatgttgttacatttcttaaataggcggtgatGGTGgtagtgggaggaggtggtggtggtaatcggtggttggtggtggtgataatcggatgtggtggtggtgggcggtggtggtggtggtgataatcggaggtggtggtggtgggcggtagtggtggtggtaatcggtggtggtggtggtgataatcggaggtggtggtggtggtaatcggcggtggtggtgggaggagatggtggttatatatatatatatatataggtggttattaggttggttttaaattaagttagattaagggtaggttagtcatttcaacgttttaggacaccccttatcactatagggaaggtggcctaataaaaccatggtcccctcaaaaaaaccatggtccctaaaaattcATTCTTACTTATGGGATAGTGGTtaatataagaaaagaaaaatgtaacaTGTTGATGAACTTTGTTTAAATTTCTCACAAAAATTGTCAAACTCAACAGTTCATATGTAGATAAAACCAAATGTGCCAATCTCTTATTTGTGTCTTGAGTTCTACTTCTATGATCCTAACATCACTAGACACGAAGTCTAATCCAAAACCCGTACAGTCGCTGGACATACAAACTTACATGGTTGAACTTTTGATATAATATCTCGTGAGTCGAGGGAATCCACTCGAGCTTTGCATAACTCAGATTGAGCTTAACTACAATTTCAATAGGAACTGAAACCTTTCTCTTTCCCACTCTATTTTGTTCACTAAAGCATAAGAAGCATAACAttcaatttaattatatttcCTCATCTTTTCCTGGCAATGTGTAAAGTTTCCTTTCACTACAAACCAAAAGAATATGTAATTCCAAATTTCAGTTAACCAATTCCCTTCTTCAGGTCGCATTATATTCATCAAAATTTTCTGTAGCCTTGAATATGTATAAGATATTACCTGAACCATGTGCACATGACCACCCAGCAAAGCAGGAAGTGAATAGAATTACTCATCTTTGTTCAAACGGACCTTGAGTTAGACGTTAAAGCGGAAGAGCATGACATCCCCTTCTTGAACTACATACTCTTTACCTTCAGATCTCAACTGCAAACACACAAGTTAATCAAATTCATTTCCAccccacaaaaaaaaataatccaacGGAAACACATATCTGCTAGATGTGAGTTAGAATCGAAAACTCTAATATGCATTCAGTCTTCTATCGTTAGCTAGACTCATGTCCAATGTCCAATATAAGGTATGGCCATTGCCCATCGGTCATATGATGTAGAGTGATTTTTGTGCAGTCGGCCACTAGCACGTATCATAATatgatctaaaaaaaaaatttatcaccAACTTACCAATCCTTTCTCCCTTGCAGCAGCAAGTGATCCAGCTGCAACAAAATCATGATAGGCTACCTGAAGCAGTATATACCATAGACACCATGGTTTAGACCATATCATCAAGACCATCATCAGTGTCATAACAAAACCTGAGTACCTAAATAACTTAAAATGCATAACATTTTAAAATGTAAAGACTCCCCGAAATGCAAAAAAATTGCATAGAAATTTTTGTTACTATAATTCTAAAAACTCCCACCCTTTGAGACCCGGAACACCCTCATTCACACACTAACCAATTCTCAAATATCTTACAAATTCAGCCGTTGGATTTTCTAATTTCAAATTTGAGCCGTCATATCTCAACGAACCACCGAAAAAAATGGTATGTGTACTATTCTTGTCATCCTTTGGATGGTTTGTTATTTATCACTTGGATTAAAGGAAACAACAAATAGTTTTTGCTTACAAGTCAGACCATCGGATTTGATGCACATTGAGGTTGCACAGTCGACCGAGCTAGAATAATCCGGTGTAACATGGCTTCACAAAATTAGCTGCAACATTAATCTTATTGGTGTTTTGAAAAAATCACCCAGCATAAAGGACATTGTTTTTTCGCATGTGCGTCTTGCGCACAACCCTCCCCCTAATATAATGTAAGTGTGAGAATACAAGTTCTACTAATTGGTTTTACTAGAATCTTCTGACACTATAATTATGCTGTAGGGAGGTACAAATTTTCAGTCGAAATGACAAACACTTAGGTTACCGACAGGAGTTACACTGCTGGTTTAAGTAATGATCACTTTTATGGAGATTTAAAGCAAATCATACCCTTACGTTGCTTTTTGAGTGTCTTGCCAAGGACACTAATTGTTTTAACACACTACAAGAATGCTTAAACCTTCGTGATGTGTTTTCATACTTCTTTTATCTCATTAGTATTATAAATGTTTTCCATAAAGATAACCAGGCCTGTACGATAATTGATTATGAGCTCATGATCAATTACGAAAACTATTTATCTATAAtgaaaatgagacaactgataaAATTTAAATGAAGATTAAAAGACTTTTCATAGATGTTAATAAACTAAATTTGTTGAATCATACCGTCTCAGCTCTGATGAAGCCTTTCTCGAAGTCCGAATGTATAACTCCCGCAGCTTGTGGTGCAGTCGTTCCTAATTATCACAAAGTATAAAGCATTGCATTGGTTGACAGCCTTAATATTTACATGAGACCTTTAAAAGGAAATGCAGGTTTTACAAATGAACATCATATATTATATAATAGATCGAAGAAACGTCTTATTTAATATCAACGGTTCTAAAAAACTTTAACATTCAGTTACCCAGTTCATAACTGTATTGGAATGACTTTTAAGCAGCAATTATCTGGTAAAGAAAAACTCTATGCAGAGTTTTGAAATATAcactcaagaaaatatgaggTAAAGAAAGAGCTAACCTGCAAGTATGGTCCATGCTTTTGTTTCCTGCAATGCCAAAGGGAACAATTACATAGACTGTCAAAAATGAAATACTAGCCTTTAGAAGAATATGACATGGTTTAAGCAACTGCACCTTCTCCCCAGATGTAAAGTAAGTACGCAATCCCAAGAGACTATATGTTGCTCTGATAAGATTTCCAAGGCCACTTTCGTTGACACCAAGAGAATTCAAAAATTCAGTTCTTTCTTCAGATGGAAGTTCAGTAAGCTCGGACTCGACCTAAAACGTTACAAATGTGTATCTTTGATATGTTAAGTATCATAAGCAATATGATTACTAGGAACAACCTACTGCAGTAAAATATAATGGCAAAACAGAAAATTATATAAATGATGTTTGACTAGAAAATATTCAGAATCAGCCATTGGAAGAACCTCCATAATGAAGAAAGATCAAATAACTTCCGAAACATCTTACAAACAGCATACCTGTGCTGATACTGATACTATTCCAGACTGCAACTGAGACGCAAGGTTCATCACATCTTTGACATAAGGATTACTTTCAGGGTCGGCAAGATCCGATTCTGTTACATTTGCAACGTATATAACAGGTTTCATTGTGAGTAAACAAAGATGATCTATAGATTCTCTCTCATAATCTGTCAGTGTTACTGATCGTGCTGGTTTTCCATCCAAGAGTTCTTGTTGAATTCTTTCCAAAGCAGACTTTTCTGCTTCTTCCTGATGTATATTCAGCAAAATTGCAACATATCAGAAGGATTAAATATTTTCGTGTATAAGGAGCACCGAGCATGCATCCAACAACATTAAACATTGGGATGAAGAAAGTCGTGTTAGCTAAGATAATAAATAAACCACTTACCTTCACTTTTGATTGTGAATCCTTCACTTTTCCTTTCTTCAGTTTATCGATTCTCTTGTCAATCTGCATTTCTTGTAAGAAATACAACTTGGTCCAATTAGATCAACTTATCCTTCTATTACCTTGCTTAGGCATCCATAAACAGCTAGAGTATTAAAAAATGAACAGGATATAGAACTTCAAAGACGATGAATGATGTTACGAAAATAGAGTTGAGAGGAAACTGCAGGAATAATcccttagatagaattcatacgCGGTGCTCTTACCATGCATGGATACAATGTTCTTTTATGCATTACGTACTAGGAGAATTGTTTTTGTTACCAGATCGTTAACAACCAAACTTAATGATGCAAGTAATTGCATACCTGGTCGAGATCTGAGAAAGCCAGCTCAAGGTTGATTACATCAATGTCGGACTTGGGGTCGACTTTTCCATTCACATGAATTACATCATTATCTTCAAAACAGCGAACaacctgaaacattaaacatctATTTCAACAAGCAGACCTGTGAAGCTCTTAAACGGAAGCATCACACTACATTTTGCACAGTTTCTAGCAGGATTTAGAAGAGTATTTAACTGCGATTTGACTGCAAGTTGTCTCTCTCTAAGTACTTTATTTACTTTCTCAGGTAATATGTGAAATGTTTTTTGCTGGGGCTACTTCAAGTGAATACAATAGTGATACATAAGAATTCTGTTTTTTCTGtacctttttcattttttttcttttgcagttCTGGCTGTACATCCAAGGTTAGGAATTTTCTTTAGTTAACATTTaggaggaaaaagaaaatttttgcttGCCATATAGGACAAACCATACCCCACTTCTTGAAGGTTTGCCAGTTCTGTCTTTCCCAGCACTGAAGCCAAAAGCCTCGGCCGTAAAGACCAATTGTGAAAACATAGACAACATACACATCATGTACACCATTGACCATTCTCATGAAACTATGAACTTATTCTACACAGAACTGGTGCAAGGTGACAGACTGCAAACAATAGTCCGAATAAGTCAAAGTGGTTCTGCCATTTGGTGATTGACCTTGTCCATGTTCAAGATGATCTACCTAAAACACTAGCCAATCATGATTTGCTTAGGAACTATACGAGATTTTAATTCTAGTTCAATAATGGCTGTGTAGAGATGTTGGATCCAAACATCCCTGGCAAAATTCTTAAAACAGaatacagaaaaggaaaaaaagtgaTATCTATTTCCTTCTTTTCCCTCTCTAAATTCTTTTTCTAGCAGAAATCTCCCCTCTTCTATGTGTACCAACTAACACACGATTTGTAGACTAGAGCTCTTTCTATGTTGTTAATTTAAGAGATAGTAACTCATCCCTTAAGTTTCAGTGAATCAGGTTTTCCCTTAGAAATAGTATTCTAAACCCAGAGTGCTTGTACGTAGTAAGCCTAGGTATTGGGTTTTTTTTGTCGGTTCCACACCTGAAAATGGATCAGCCCTGTCCCATCAGAAGACTTATGGTTCCTCAAAAGTGTCACAccaataataattcttttttggTAGATTTGGGTATTAGAGTGGTCTGAGCAAGGGAAACTCTCTCTTCTTTCTCTGCAGATGCCAACTTcccatttggttttgatgacccttCAATTacctcgtcttcttcttcccgCAGATGTTTGTGGTAGTCCGTTTCCGGCTTATGGTTTCAACTCTGGATGCAATTTCCAGCATCCGTCCTTAGAGTGCCAATCAGTTTTGTAGTTCTCATAACAACTATTACCTTGGCCTGCTGCTACATAACTAAAAGATCGCTGAATAAGAACATAAATGTTATTCCAATAAAAATGATATGACTCTACAGCTTTACCTTAAAGGTTAATACCCTTAGGTGTTGCATCTCTCTAGCTAATCGATGTTTACAGCTTTACCTTACAGAGTTACTTTACCTAAGGTTTTGCATCTCCCTTCATCCTATTCCCTCTCTGAATTCTTGACTAGTAGAAATCAAATCTATTTCCTCTCTGAATTCTTTTTCTAGAGAATTCACTTCATTCTTCAAATGTACCAACTAGCACGCCATTTATTGACTAGAGATCTTTCCAAACTAGtatatcaaagaaaaagaaactttTCCCAACTTTATAAGTTTTAGGAAATAACAACTCTGGTACAGAACTGTTGGAAACTCAGGGCTGTGTTAACTAATACTCTTATTTTTTATCTAAATTATATAGCAAAACTAGGACGCAGTTGATCATGCATCAACAGTGTAACTTCTTTTTATTATTCAAATGCA
This is a stretch of genomic DNA from Papaver somniferum cultivar HN1 chromosome 1, ASM357369v1, whole genome shotgun sequence. It encodes these proteins:
- the LOC113281682 gene encoding uncharacterized protein LOC113281682 isoform X1, which codes for MAKLASHHLIPSLGFPLRRSSFCTQWRNPKGESINSFSVLIKRFSSSPKVSMSLKAGIVGLPNVGKSTLFNAVVENGKAQAANFPFCTIEPNVGIVAVPDPRLNVLSELNKSQRAVPASIEFVDIAGLVKGASQGEGLGNKFLSHIRQVDAILQSARYEKVVRCFEDNDVIHVNGKVDPKSDIDVINLELAFSDLDQIDKRIDKLKKGKVKDSQSKVKEEAEKSALERIQQELLDGKPARSVTLTDYERESIDHLCLLTMKPVIYVANVTESDLADPESNPYVKDVMNLASQLQSGIVSVSAQVESELTELPSEERTEFLNSLGVNESGLGNLIRATYSLLGLRTYFTSGEKETKAWTILAGTTAPQAAGVIHSDFEKGFIRAETVAYHDFVAAGSLAAAREKGLLRSEGKEYVVQEGDVMLFRFNV
- the LOC113281682 gene encoding uncharacterized protein LOC113281682 isoform X2 — encoded protein: MAKLASHHLIPSLGFPLRRSSFCTQWRNPKGESINSFSVLIKRFSSSPKVSMSLKAGIVGLPNVGKSTLFNAVVENGKAQAANFPFCTIEPNVGIVAVPDPRLNVLSELNKSQRAVPASIEFVDIAGLVKGASQGEGLGNKFLSHIRQVDAILQVVRCFEDNDVIHVNGKVDPKSDIDVINLELAFSDLDQIDKRIDKLKKGKVKDSQSKVKEEAEKSALERIQQELLDGKPARSVTLTDYERESIDHLCLLTMKPVIYVANVTESDLADPESNPYVKDVMNLASQLQSGIVSVSAQVESELTELPSEERTEFLNSLGVNESGLGNLIRATYSLLGLRTYFTSGEKETKAWTILAGTTAPQAAGVIHSDFEKGFIRAETVAYHDFVAAGSLAAAREKGLLRSEGKEYVVQEGDVMLFRFNV